One segment of Candidatus Falkowbacteria bacterium DNA contains the following:
- a CDS encoding adenylyltransferase/cytidyltransferase family protein produces the protein MKPKNKKLNKKSIIVAVSGGFDPLHVGHVRMFQTAKSLGDYLVVILNNDNWLELKKGFAFMPDKERKELIENIKWVDKVVLSFHKKGTKDMSICNELKKIKPDIFANGGDRTHSNIPEVPVCEKLGTKMIFNIGKGGKIQSSSWLLSAHKKRQSKLI, from the coding sequence ATGAAACCAAAAAATAAAAAATTGAATAAGAAATCAATTATCGTAGCCGTTAGCGGCGGCTTTGATCCACTTCATGTTGGACATGTTAGAATGTTTCAAACCGCTAAATCATTAGGTGATTATTTGGTTGTAATTTTGAATAATGATAATTGGCTTGAATTGAAAAAAGGCTTTGCATTTATGCCTGATAAAGAACGCAAAGAATTAATTGAAAATATTAAATGGGTTGATAAAGTAGTTTTGAGTTTCCATAAAAAGGGGACTAAAGATATGAGTATTTGTAATGAACTTAAAAAAATTAAACCTGATATTTTTGCTAACGGCGGCGACAGAACACATTCAAATATTCCCGAAGTTCCGGTTTGTGAAAAGCTTGGTACTAAAATGATTTTTAATATTGGTAAGGGTGGTAAAATTCAGTCTAGTTCTTGGCTTTTGAGTGCTCATAAGAAAAGACAATCAAAATTGATATGA
- a CDS encoding CYTH domain-containing protein, with protein sequence MAHEIETKVLDIEQTSLEQTLVSLGAEQTQKTRLIVDWYRIKDTKEGEDPWFLRIRSNSQGLHEVTWKAKSDILGVARKHKEINFLISEPEKLADLFEELGLEKYAHQEKDRTSYKLKDWNFDIDQYPKMPAYLEIEGTSEEHVNEAIKLLSLENNPTWAKGERILIQDTYKLDWYNMNF encoded by the coding sequence ATGGCTCATGAAATTGAAACAAAAGTTTTGGATATTGAACAAACTAGTTTAGAACAAACTCTTGTTTCTCTTGGTGCCGAGCAAACACAAAAAACCCGATTGATTGTTGATTGGTACAGAATAAAAGATACGAAAGAAGGAGAGGATCCTTGGTTTTTACGTATTCGTTCTAACTCGCAAGGTTTGCATGAAGTTACCTGGAAAGCTAAATCAGATATCTTAGGCGTGGCTCGAAAACATAAAGAAATTAATTTCTTAATTTCTGAGCCGGAAAAATTAGCTGATTTATTTGAAGAGCTGGGACTGGAAAAATATGCTCATCAAGAAAAAGATCGAACTTCATATAAATTGAAAGATTGGAATTTTGATATTGATCAATATCCTAAAATGCCGGCGTATTTAGAAATTGAGGGGACGAGCGAAGAGCATGTTAATGAAGCGATTAAATTATTAAGTTTAGAAAATAATCCAACTTGGGCTAAAGGCGAAAGAATCTTAATTCAAGATACGTATAAGTTGGATTGGTATAATATGAATTTTTAG
- a CDS encoding LemA family protein: MTTWIIIGIVVLLVLFVIGMYNGLIRLKNRVDEAWADIDVQLKRRYDLIPNLVETVKGYAAHEQSTFDKVVAARAAAMNAQASGDKAAVEKAENELSSTLKSIFALSEAYPDLKANTNFLELQRELSDTENKIQASRRFYNTNVRDFNTKLQVFPTNMIANMLGFKDRVFFEAAADEKQNVKVGF; this comes from the coding sequence ATGACAACATGGATCATCATAGGTATAGTAGTTCTTTTGGTTCTTTTCGTGATCGGCATGTACAACGGTTTGATTCGTTTAAAGAATCGCGTTGATGAAGCTTGGGCTGACATTGATGTACAGCTAAAGCGTCGTTATGACTTAATTCCAAACTTAGTGGAAACAGTCAAGGGTTATGCGGCTCATGAACAAAGTACTTTTGATAAGGTTGTAGCGGCTCGCGCTGCGGCGATGAACGCGCAAGCTAGCGGTGACAAAGCGGCGGTTGAAAAAGCCGAAAATGAATTGTCCTCAACTTTGAAGAGTATTTTTGCATTATCCGAAGCTTATCCTGACTTAAAAGCCAATACTAATTTCTTAGAATTACAAAGAGAATTATCAGATACAGAAAATAAGATTCAGGCTTCACGCCGTTTCTACAACACCAATGTTCGCGACTTCAATACAAAGTTACAAGTTTTCCCAACCAATATGATTGCCAATATGCTTGGCTTTAAGGACAGAGTATTTTTCGAAGCTGCGGCTGATGAAAAACAGAACGTGAAAGTGGGCTTTTAA
- a CDS encoding peptidoglycan bridge formation glycyltransferase FemA/FemB family protein, giving the protein MNFQELEINQESLAKLDAYSVSCSPCQFLQSNAWLKFQESIGHKAHIFSFEHENKTIYFSVFEHHLPLAKKYYYIPRGPVLGSANLWPVLLNNLNNLFKKNKTLVFARLEPDATFVNHNLKRVIDVQPCNTFYTDLKNSEEEILNLMHSKTRYNIRLGLKKDLKFQANDSDIESFWKLMEETTQRDKFSSHHKSYYEKMISSGAVQLATIRHNNEVIAAGIFSKFGNTMTYLHGASSSANRELMAPYVLHWLMIQQAKAEGLTYYDWHGIDEKKWPGVTRFKLGFKGHNVDYPGTFDLILAPTIYLGYNILRGIRRLF; this is encoded by the coding sequence ATGAATTTTCAGGAATTAGAAATTAATCAAGAATCATTAGCTAAACTAGACGCCTACTCAGTGTCTTGTTCGCCTTGCCAGTTTTTACAATCTAACGCCTGGTTAAAATTTCAAGAGAGTATTGGACATAAAGCTCATATTTTTTCCTTTGAGCATGAAAACAAAACTATTTATTTTTCTGTCTTTGAACATCATTTGCCCTTAGCAAAAAAATATTATTATATTCCACGCGGACCCGTTTTAGGCTCAGCTAATCTCTGGCCAGTTTTACTTAATAATTTGAATAATTTATTTAAGAAAAATAAAACTTTAGTTTTTGCTCGCCTTGAACCTGACGCTACTTTTGTAAATCATAATCTAAAACGAGTCATTGATGTTCAACCCTGCAATACTTTTTATACTGACTTGAAAAATAGTGAAGAAGAAATTCTAAATTTAATGCATTCAAAAACCCGTTATAATATACGTCTTGGTTTAAAAAAGGATTTAAAGTTTCAAGCTAATGATTCTGACATTGAATCATTTTGGAAATTGATGGAAGAAACAACGCAGCGTGATAAATTTTCTTCGCATCATAAATCTTATTATGAAAAAATGATTAGCTCAGGTGCGGTGCAGTTAGCAACTATAAGACATAATAATGAGGTGATTGCCGCCGGAATTTTTTCTAAGTTTGGTAATACCATGACTTATTTGCATGGTGCCTCATCATCAGCTAATAGGGAATTAATGGCGCCCTATGTCTTACATTGGTTAATGATTCAACAAGCTAAAGCTGAAGGTCTGACTTATTATGATTGGCACGGTATTGATGAAAAAAAATGGCCAGGGGTGACGCGCTTCAAACTTGGTTTTAAAGGACACAATGTTGATTATCCTGGGACTTTTGATTTAATACTTGCTCCGACGATTTATCTTGGTTATAATATACTTCGCGGCATTCGTCGTCTTTTTTAA
- a CDS encoding M48 family metallopeptidase: MPSLYTQIDSNKRNTWILMSVFFVAVIIIGWVFSQAMNNSAILYIAVIFSIVSSFVSYWWSDKIVLAMSSAHPVDMQTNKELYRLVENLCITAGLPAPRIYVIEDTAPNAFATGRDPEHAVICLTSGIVAKLEKSELEGVIAHELSHIGNRDILLATVATVLVGVVVLLADWFMRWSIFGGRRSNDREGGQIALVITIVAIVLAILAPIFAYMLQFAISRKREFLADADGAMLTRYPEALASALEKISKDSEPLEVANRATAHLYIVTPFKENGEKKIGFFTKAFMTHPPVEERVAALRGMEIK, encoded by the coding sequence ATGCCATCACTATATACTCAAATAGATTCTAATAAACGAAACACCTGGATTTTAATGTCTGTGTTTTTCGTCGCAGTTATTATTATTGGTTGGGTATTTTCGCAAGCCATGAATAATTCAGCGATTTTATATATCGCTGTAATTTTTAGTATTGTTTCTAGCTTTGTTAGTTATTGGTGGAGCGATAAAATTGTTTTAGCTATGAGTAGTGCTCATCCAGTTGATATGCAAACTAATAAAGAGCTATATCGCTTGGTAGAAAATTTGTGCATTACTGCAGGATTACCAGCACCGAGAATTTATGTGATTGAAGACACGGCGCCGAACGCCTTTGCTACTGGACGAGATCCTGAACACGCTGTAATTTGCTTAACCTCTGGCATTGTTGCCAAACTAGAAAAATCAGAATTAGAAGGAGTGATTGCGCACGAACTTTCGCATATTGGTAATCGCGATATTTTGCTCGCGACAGTGGCGACCGTCTTAGTCGGTGTAGTTGTCTTATTAGCTGATTGGTTTATGCGTTGGAGTATTTTTGGTGGTCGTCGTTCTAATGATCGTGAGGGCGGGCAAATCGCTTTGGTCATAACTATTGTGGCTATCGTTCTCGCGATTTTAGCGCCGATTTTTGCTTATATGTTACAGTTTGCGATTTCAAGAAAAAGAGAATTTTTAGCTGACGCTGATGGAGCAATGTTAACGCGCTATCCTGAAGCGCTAGCTAGCGCACTCGAAAAGATTTCGAAAGATTCTGAGCCTTTAGAAGTAGCTAATCGCGCAACAGCGCATCTATATATTGTTACGCCGTTTAAAGAAAATGGAGAAAAGAAAATTGGTTTTTTCACTAAAGCTTTTATGACACATCCGCCGGTCGAGGAAAGAGTCGCGGCTTTAAGGGGAATGGAGATTAAGTAA
- a CDS encoding DUF3850 domain-containing protein — protein sequence MIIKKKSWPEEFQATLNGSKKFDCRLFDFDCAVGDTLLLEEWDSSTKEYTGRTLEKKITYILKTKEVAFWKEEDVNDKGFQIMSLE from the coding sequence ATGATAATAAAAAAGAAATCATGGCCAGAAGAATTTCAGGCCACTCTGAATGGTTCAAAAAAATTTGATTGTCGTTTGTTTGATTTTGATTGCGCTGTTGGCGATACGCTGTTGCTTGAAGAATGGGATTCTTCGACTAAAGAATATACTGGTAGAACTTTAGAGAAGAAGATTACTTATATTTTGAAGACTAAAGAAGTTGCTTTTTGGAAAGAAGAGGATGTTAATGATAAGGGTTTTCAAATAATGTCGTTAGAATAA
- a CDS encoding DNA-directed RNA polymerase subunit beta codes for MPKTSSVPVRLETGRKYFIDQDATIPMPDLIEVQKDSYAWFLKEGLADLFDEISPITDFIGRDLELHFGEYYFDEPKFNEAESKAKNVTYEASLRVQTTLLNKKNDQKTTQEVFLGDFPIMTKNGTFIINGIERAIVSQLIRSAGVIFTTELIRGRKYYGAKIIPNRGAWIEIETDASGVMWARIDRKRKVAVTSLLRAFGYGTDEEIRALFAHVEMTEVDYIEATLGKDTAKDEAEGLIEVYKRIRPGDLATADNARSLIHSMFFRFDRYDFDRVGRYKLNKRFGFDIPNNKSTRILRREDLVAIISEIIRLNITQDKEDDIDHLGNRRVRAIGELIQNKARIGLARMERIIKDKMSILEIESLTPNKLINARPVMSVVKEFFMSSQLSQFMDQTNPLAELEHKRRLSAMGPGGLTRERAGFEVRDVHTTHYSRICPIATPEGPNIGLVGHFASYARINSYGFIEAPYRKVLHDIENKPELTVGKITRDDVLDSKGKVVLKAGVEITEKIAKELHSELGVAVTIPIKPVITSEIVYLDAFEEEKYISTAFTTPNDANGYFLVDKAEVRKYGEPALEDVSKIDLIGVAANQIVSVATSLIPFLEHDDGIRALMGTNMQRQAVPLIAARAPIVGTGVEARAASDSGHAILAEEDGEVIKVDGTQIIVRDKNGHDHNYPLSKFLRSNASTCINQRPIVNRGDHVKKGQFMSDASAVDKGELALGNNVLVAFMTWEGYNYEDAVIISERLVKEDFYSSVHIENYTIDVRDTKLGPEIVTNDIPNISEEKLKNLDEKGIIRIGAEVSSGDILVGKITPKGETELSAEEKLLRAIFGDKAKDVRDSSLYLEHGEHGKVIDVKIFSREQGDKLSAGVIQSIQITVANLRKIRAGDKMAGRHGNKGVISKIVPVEDMPFLDDGTPIDIILSPLGVVSRMNLGQLLETHLGFAAQKLNYKVATPPLNGITEEQIKNELKRAGLPEDGKVVLTNGKTGADFDNRVSVGYKYMLKLNHMVEDKIHQRSIGPYSLITQQPLGGKAQFGGQRFGEMEVWALEAYGAAHCLQEILTIKSDDVAGRSKAYESIIKGETIKKLNVPESFNVLVRELKGLGLDVELLDSDNRPIDLEKAGDEMDLPRQNSFPNPESAPVVENEAAE; via the coding sequence ATGCCAAAAACGTCTTCTGTGCCGGTACGCCTCGAGACCGGACGTAAATATTTTATTGATCAGGATGCTACTATCCCAATGCCTGATTTAATAGAAGTTCAAAAAGATTCTTACGCATGGTTCCTTAAAGAAGGTTTAGCTGATTTGTTTGACGAGATTTCTCCGATTACAGATTTTATTGGTCGCGATTTAGAACTTCATTTTGGCGAGTACTATTTTGATGAACCAAAATTCAATGAGGCGGAAAGCAAAGCGAAGAATGTTACCTACGAAGCTTCTTTGCGTGTTCAAACTACATTATTAAATAAAAAGAATGATCAGAAAACAACTCAAGAAGTATTCTTGGGTGATTTTCCAATCATGACAAAAAACGGAACTTTCATTATTAATGGTATTGAACGTGCCATTGTTTCTCAGTTGATTCGCTCCGCTGGTGTTATTTTTACAACAGAGCTAATCCGCGGACGAAAATATTACGGCGCTAAGATTATTCCTAACCGTGGTGCTTGGATTGAAATTGAAACTGATGCTTCTGGTGTTATGTGGGCTCGTATCGATCGTAAGCGTAAAGTTGCCGTAACTTCTTTGTTGCGTGCTTTTGGTTATGGAACTGATGAAGAAATTCGTGCTTTGTTTGCTCATGTTGAAATGACAGAGGTTGATTATATCGAAGCTACTTTAGGTAAAGATACAGCTAAAGATGAAGCCGAAGGTTTAATTGAAGTTTATAAGCGTATTCGTCCAGGTGATTTGGCCACCGCTGACAACGCTCGATCTTTGATTCACTCCATGTTCTTCCGTTTTGATCGTTATGACTTTGACCGCGTTGGTCGCTATAAATTAAATAAGCGTTTTGGTTTTGATATTCCTAATAATAAATCGACTCGTATTTTACGCCGTGAAGATTTAGTTGCTATCATTTCCGAAATTATTCGCTTAAACATTACTCAAGATAAAGAAGACGATATTGACCACTTAGGTAATCGTCGCGTTCGTGCTATTGGTGAATTAATTCAGAATAAGGCTCGTATTGGTTTGGCACGTATGGAACGTATTATTAAAGATAAGATGAGTATTTTGGAGATTGAATCTTTGACTCCAAATAAACTTATTAATGCCCGTCCAGTTATGAGCGTAGTGAAGGAATTCTTCATGTCCTCACAGTTGTCACAGTTCATGGACCAAACAAACCCTTTGGCCGAGTTGGAACACAAACGACGTTTGTCAGCTATGGGTCCTGGTGGTTTAACTCGTGAACGCGCTGGTTTCGAAGTCCGCGACGTGCACACCACTCACTACAGCCGTATTTGTCCGATTGCTACTCCAGAAGGTCCAAACATTGGTTTGGTTGGTCACTTTGCTAGCTATGCTCGTATTAACAGCTATGGTTTTATTGAAGCGCCTTACCGTAAGGTTTTGCATGATATTGAAAATAAACCAGAATTAACGGTTGGTAAAATTACTCGCGACGACGTTCTTGATTCAAAGGGTAAAGTCGTCTTAAAAGCCGGTGTCGAGATTACTGAAAAAATCGCTAAAGAACTTCACTCTGAACTCGGCGTCGCCGTTACTATTCCGATTAAGCCAGTTATAACCAGTGAAATTGTTTACCTTGATGCTTTTGAAGAAGAAAAATATATTTCTACTGCTTTCACTACGCCGAACGATGCTAATGGTTATTTCTTAGTTGATAAAGCTGAAGTCAGAAAATATGGTGAACCTGCGCTAGAAGACGTTTCGAAGATTGACTTGATTGGCGTCGCCGCTAACCAAATCGTTTCGGTTGCTACATCATTAATTCCATTTCTTGAACACGACGACGGAATTAGAGCCTTGATGGGAACAAACATGCAACGTCAGGCCGTACCTTTGATTGCAGCTCGCGCTCCAATCGTTGGTACTGGTGTTGAAGCTCGTGCGGCCTCTGACTCTGGTCACGCTATTTTGGCAGAGGAAGATGGTGAAGTAATTAAGGTTGATGGAACACAAATTATTGTTCGTGATAAGAATGGTCATGACCATAATTATCCTTTGAGCAAATTCTTACGTTCTAACGCTTCAACCTGTATTAACCAACGTCCAATTGTTAACCGCGGTGATCATGTTAAGAAAGGTCAGTTTATGTCTGATGCTTCAGCTGTTGATAAAGGTGAATTAGCTTTAGGTAATAACGTCTTAGTCGCTTTCATGACTTGGGAAGGTTATAACTATGAAGACGCCGTTATTATTTCTGAACGTTTAGTTAAAGAAGATTTTTATTCTTCAGTTCATATTGAGAACTACACCATCGATGTCCGCGACACTAAACTTGGTCCAGAAATTGTTACTAACGACATTCCAAATATTTCAGAAGAAAAACTTAAGAACCTTGATGAGAAGGGTATTATCCGTATTGGTGCTGAAGTATCAAGCGGTGATATTTTGGTTGGTAAGATTACACCAAAAGGTGAAACTGAATTATCAGCTGAAGAAAAATTGTTGCGTGCTATCTTTGGTGACAAAGCTAAGGATGTTCGTGATTCTTCACTCTACCTTGAACATGGTGAACACGGAAAAGTTATTGACGTTAAGATTTTCTCCCGCGAACAGGGTGATAAACTTTCCGCTGGTGTTATTCAATCAATTCAAATCACAGTCGCTAACTTAAGAAAGATTCGCGCCGGTGATAAAATGGCTGGTCGTCACGGTAACAAGGGTGTTATTTCTAAGATTGTTCCAGTTGAAGATATGCCTTTCTTGGATGACGGTACACCAATCGATATTATTCTATCTCCATTAGGAGTTGTTTCCCGTATGAACTTGGGTCAGTTACTTGAAACTCACCTTGGTTTTGCAGCCCAGAAATTAAATTACAAAGTAGCGACTCCGCCATTAAACGGAATTACTGAAGAACAGATTAAGAATGAACTTAAGCGTGCTGGTTTACCAGAAGACGGTAAGGTTGTTTTGACTAATGGTAAAACCGGAGCTGACTTTGATAACAGAGTCTCAGTTGGTTATAAGTACATGCTCAAATTGAACCACATGGTTGAAGATAAAATTCACCAACGTTCAATTGGTCCATACTCACTTATTACTCAACAGCCTTTGGGAGGTAAAGCTCAATTCGGTGGTCAGCGTTTCGGAGAAATGGAAGTTTGGGCTTTGGAAGCTTACGGTGCTGCCCATTGTTTACAAGAAATTTTGACCATTAAGTCAGACGACGTTGCTGGTCGTTCTAAGGCTTATGAATCAATTATTAAAGGTGAAACTATAAAGAAATTAAATGTACCTGAATCTTTCAACGTCTTGGTCCGCGAATTGAAAGGTCTAGGTCTTGATGTTGAATTACTAGACAGCGATAACCGGCCAATTGACTTGGAAAAAGCCGGCGATGAAATGGACTTACCAAGACAGAATTCATTCCCCAACCCAGAGTCAGCTCCAGTGGTTGAAAATGAAGCTGCTGAATAA
- the murE gene encoding UDP-N-acetylmuramyl-tripeptide synthetase translates to MDRALQIIKRFIPKKLFHMAWPLYHFLLGVTANIVYRWPSQKLIVIGVTGTTGKTTTTYLIASMLRGAGYKVGYTSTAMFSDGNSDWINDKKMTMVGRLFTHKMLRKMLKNGCQYAVIETSSEGIVQYRHRFIDYDVVLITGLYPEHIESHGSFDNYREAKGMLFSRLKDCKTKYTDDNKKVHKVEGIKKLSLNRVKKTTIVNANDQYASYFASFWAEEKFAFNLRNEKVPGLFEESVNRVVADISQTDTERKLIINKTPITVNMLGRFNLTNILAAATVGLTQGISLDKIRVGLEQVSGVPGRLEKIDEGQSFSIIVDYAFEPNAVKRLYETINESKHGKIIHVLGSTGGGRDKSRRPILGAIAGEMADIVIVTDEDPYDENPSLIIEAVAQGAESAGKKRNFNLFTELSRREAINKALKLAKDNDVVLITGKGSEQAICRAKGKKEKWDDRKVCREELSIVSKAVDN, encoded by the coding sequence ATGGATAGAGCTCTACAAATCATTAAACGTTTTATACCAAAAAAATTATTTCATATGGCTTGGCCGCTTTATCATTTTTTGTTAGGCGTCACAGCTAATATTGTTTATCGTTGGCCAAGTCAAAAGTTAATTGTGATTGGCGTAACTGGTACAACTGGAAAAACTACGACAACATATTTGATTGCTTCAATGCTGCGCGGTGCCGGCTACAAAGTTGGTTATACTTCAACCGCTATGTTTTCGGACGGAAATAGCGATTGGATTAATGATAAAAAGATGACCATGGTCGGTCGTTTGTTTACGCACAAGATGTTACGTAAGATGTTAAAGAATGGTTGTCAGTATGCTGTTATTGAAACTTCATCTGAAGGTATTGTGCAGTATCGTCATCGCTTCATTGATTATGATGTAGTTTTGATTACTGGTCTTTATCCAGAACATATTGAGTCACATGGCAGCTTTGATAATTATCGCGAAGCTAAAGGTATGCTTTTCTCTCGCCTCAAAGATTGTAAAACAAAATACACTGATGATAATAAGAAAGTACATAAAGTTGAGGGGATTAAGAAGCTTAGTTTGAATCGCGTTAAGAAAACTACGATTGTTAATGCTAATGATCAGTATGCTAGTTACTTTGCTAGCTTTTGGGCCGAAGAAAAATTTGCTTTTAACTTACGCAATGAAAAAGTCCCAGGCCTATTCGAAGAATCAGTTAATCGCGTGGTAGCTGATATTTCTCAAACTGATACAGAAAGAAAACTTATTATCAATAAAACTCCAATTACAGTTAATATGTTAGGTCGTTTTAACTTAACTAACATCTTAGCAGCCGCCACAGTTGGTTTAACGCAGGGGATTAGTCTAGATAAGATTAGAGTCGGCTTAGAGCAAGTTTCCGGCGTGCCTGGTCGTCTTGAGAAAATTGATGAAGGTCAGTCCTTTAGTATTATTGTTGATTATGCCTTTGAGCCAAATGCCGTTAAAAGATTGTATGAAACTATTAATGAATCTAAACATGGCAAGATTATTCATGTCCTAGGCTCAACTGGCGGTGGTCGCGACAAGTCTCGTCGCCCTATTTTAGGTGCAATTGCCGGTGAAATGGCTGATATTGTGATTGTGACTGACGAAGATCCTTATGATGAAAATCCATCTTTGATTATTGAAGCCGTAGCCCAGGGCGCTGAATCAGCTGGTAAAAAGCGTAATTTCAATCTTTTCACTGAATTATCTCGTCGTGAAGCAATAAATAAAGCTCTAAAATTAGCCAAAGACAATGATGTTGTGCTTATAACTGGTAAAGGCTCAGAACAAGCCATTTGTCGAGCTAAAGGTAAGAAGGAAAAATGGGATGATCGTAAAGTCTGCAGAGAGGAATTAAGCATCGTCTCAAAAGCTGTGGATAACTAA
- the ruvA gene encoding Holliday junction branch migration protein RuvA codes for MLSYIKGTVISKLKDDLIIRVGDLGYRITVTPIVFAETKIDADIELYLHEAARENSIEHYGVKTLDELDLFESLISVSGVGPKSGLAILGLAPAAALRSAISRGEADTLTKVSGIGRKTAERVILELRNKMGSISEAGVISSGGSDELDALMALGYSAPQARDALAKVDATITDSGERIKQALKNI; via the coding sequence ATGTTGTCATACATCAAAGGAACAGTCATCTCAAAATTAAAAGACGATTTAATAATTCGTGTGGGTGATTTAGGTTATCGTATAACAGTTACGCCAATTGTTTTTGCAGAAACTAAAATTGATGCTGATATTGAATTATATTTGCATGAAGCCGCTCGTGAAAATTCTATTGAACATTACGGCGTTAAAACACTTGATGAGCTAGATTTATTTGAATCATTAATCTCCGTTTCTGGTGTTGGTCCAAAATCAGGTTTAGCCATTTTAGGTTTAGCTCCAGCTGCCGCTTTGCGCTCAGCTATTTCTCGCGGCGAAGCCGACACTTTAACTAAAGTCTCGGGCATCGGTAGAAAAACCGCGGAAAGAGTTATTCTTGAATTACGTAATAAAATGGGAAGCATTAGTGAGGCTGGTGTTATTAGTAGCGGTGGATCAGATGAACTAGACGCTTTGATGGCCTTAGGGTATTCAGCGCCGCAAGCACGTGATGCGCTCGCTAAAGTTGACGCAACAATTACTGATAGTGGTGAAAGAATTAAACAAGCCTTAAAAAATATTTAA
- a CDS encoding ASCH domain-containing protein — protein sequence MKTLKFRPHLVEQILAGTKTVTWRLFDDKDLSVGDKVEFLNWETKEKFCEVEITAVKEKKLVEIEEADFNGHETFKDKEEMLQNYQNYYGEKVNWDTVVKIINFKML from the coding sequence ATGAAAACACTTAAATTTAGACCACATTTAGTCGAACAAATTTTAGCAGGAACAAAAACTGTTACTTGGCGTTTATTTGATGATAAAGATTTGAGTGTTGGAGATAAGGTTGAATTTTTAAATTGGGAAACAAAAGAAAAATTTTGCGAAGTGGAAATTACCGCGGTCAAAGAAAAGAAGCTAGTTGAAATCGAAGAAGCTGACTTTAATGGCCATGAAACCTTTAAAGATAAAGAAGAAATGCTTCAAAATTATCAAAATTATTATGGAGAAAAAGTTAATTGGGATACTGTAGTAAAGATAATAAATTTTAAAATGTTATAA